One genomic segment of Mycolicibacterium chubuense NBB4 includes these proteins:
- a CDS encoding helicase HerA domain-containing protein has product MDLLQRDALASLRLTWAPTADDLWRPQAATHVRGLNEHAVDDVMDAFGDARSDPASAPLGVVIRGPAGSGKTHLLGQIRERVQAEGGYFFVVELLDAASFWQSVRSGILESLGRPGAQRETQLKDLLWELSSIAHVSRADRRAIIGDDDLEPETLDRFVTALAGAAKETVRQCHQTLRALVLLGAADFTAHDIGEAHLQGSEEFGGDDRGHWGLRAAPESAQVSVRDMSRLIALAGPAVLAVDQIDTLLAQSVAGGESDGVLEQVAHGLMALRQTMRRTVPVVACLPAVWERIRDHATASVADRFRVTGVLAPLPTADIGRAILERRFVASYAAKGYAPPYPSWPILPIAFDEAPSYTPRQLLIRADTHVRECLKHGEVVELAHLRADAQPTWDTQSGSGSDLLSTALDRRFLECRRRAVPGAALDPEGEDVTMPELLGAALTAWIAECDGEQTYVCDPPPGAHVVLHARLRQSLDAATDDQRHWAFRAIAASNALAAQSRIRKALTATGLVPGSDRRQLFLLRNTSWPTGPKTAALLDEVHAAGGRTLPLSDDDLRTMIALRDLLADNDPELPAWLRARRPAHGLTLLRGALGADGATVQPVAPEPEPEPAADPEPEPSAAFDVPDDEIPLGLDLHTREPVSIELSALRKHIAIFAGSGSGKTVLIRRLVEECALRGVSSIVLDPNNDLSRLGTQWPVKPTGWRPSDDPRAAEYLQGTEVRIWTPRRSSGRPLAFQPLPDFASVLDDHDEFNDAVESACAALEPRALIAGQTQKANRARAVLREALQQYGRTPAPTLPGFVDMLADLPDDTSNLADARKIAGSLAQDLRAAMVNDPLFGGAGAPVDPGVLLTPSDGYRARVSVISMIGLSSDEQRQGFVNQLQMALFAWIKRNPAGERPLGGLLVMDEAQTLAPAKGFTACTRSTLALSSQARKYGLGLVFATQHPKGLNLQIPGNAATQFYGLLNAPAQIETAREMARAKGGLVPDISRLSAGNFYVATEGEAFHRIVAPWCLSYHPSSPPSAEEVLSLAVSA; this is encoded by the coding sequence CGGGCCCGCGGGCTCGGGCAAGACGCACCTGCTCGGTCAGATCCGCGAGCGGGTGCAGGCCGAGGGCGGCTATTTCTTCGTCGTCGAGCTGCTCGACGCCGCGAGCTTCTGGCAGTCGGTGCGCAGCGGCATCCTCGAGAGCCTCGGCCGTCCCGGCGCGCAGCGCGAGACGCAGCTCAAGGACCTGCTGTGGGAGCTGTCGTCGATCGCGCACGTGTCGCGTGCCGACCGCCGCGCGATCATCGGCGACGACGACCTCGAACCCGAGACGCTGGACCGGTTCGTCACGGCCCTCGCGGGTGCGGCGAAAGAGACCGTGCGGCAATGCCATCAGACGTTGCGCGCGCTGGTGCTGCTCGGTGCGGCCGATTTCACCGCACACGACATCGGCGAGGCCCACCTGCAGGGCAGCGAGGAGTTCGGCGGGGACGACCGCGGCCACTGGGGGCTGCGCGCTGCGCCGGAGTCGGCGCAGGTGAGCGTCCGCGACATGTCGCGGCTGATCGCGCTGGCCGGACCCGCCGTGCTGGCGGTCGACCAGATCGACACGCTGCTGGCGCAGTCGGTGGCCGGCGGGGAGAGCGACGGTGTGCTGGAGCAGGTCGCACACGGGTTGATGGCGCTGCGGCAGACGATGCGGCGCACGGTGCCGGTCGTCGCGTGCCTGCCCGCGGTGTGGGAGCGCATCCGCGACCACGCGACCGCCAGTGTCGCCGACCGCTTCCGGGTGACGGGTGTGCTGGCGCCGCTGCCGACCGCCGACATCGGCCGCGCGATCCTCGAACGCCGCTTCGTGGCGAGCTACGCGGCGAAGGGGTATGCGCCGCCCTACCCGAGCTGGCCGATTCTGCCCATCGCGTTCGACGAGGCGCCGTCCTACACCCCGCGACAACTCCTCATCCGGGCCGACACCCATGTGCGGGAGTGCCTCAAGCACGGCGAGGTCGTCGAACTCGCGCACCTGCGCGCCGATGCGCAGCCGACGTGGGACACGCAGTCCGGCAGCGGAAGTGATCTCCTCTCCACGGCACTGGACCGGCGCTTCCTGGAGTGCCGCCGCCGCGCGGTGCCCGGGGCCGCCCTCGACCCCGAAGGCGAAGACGTGACGATGCCCGAGCTCCTCGGCGCGGCGCTGACGGCGTGGATCGCCGAATGTGACGGGGAGCAGACCTACGTGTGCGACCCGCCGCCGGGCGCGCACGTCGTGCTGCACGCCCGGCTGCGGCAGAGCCTCGACGCCGCAACCGACGACCAGCGGCACTGGGCGTTTCGCGCCATCGCCGCCTCCAACGCGCTGGCCGCGCAGAGCCGCATCCGCAAGGCCTTGACGGCTACGGGGTTGGTCCCGGGATCGGACCGCCGGCAGCTGTTCCTGCTGCGCAACACTTCGTGGCCCACCGGGCCGAAGACCGCCGCGCTGCTCGACGAGGTGCACGCGGCGGGCGGGCGCACCCTACCGCTGTCCGACGACGACCTGCGGACGATGATCGCGCTGCGGGACCTGTTGGCCGACAACGATCCCGAGCTCCCGGCCTGGCTGAGAGCCCGGCGCCCGGCACACGGACTGACCCTGCTGCGCGGTGCGCTGGGTGCCGACGGCGCCACGGTGCAGCCGGTCGCTCCGGAGCCGGAGCCCGAGCCCGCGGCCGATCCCGAGCCGGAGCCTTCGGCGGCGTTCGACGTGCCGGACGACGAGATCCCGCTGGGCCTGGACCTGCACACCCGCGAACCCGTCTCGATCGAACTGTCCGCGCTGCGCAAGCACATCGCGATCTTCGCGGGCTCCGGGTCGGGCAAGACCGTCCTGATCCGCCGCCTGGTCGAGGAGTGCGCGCTGCGGGGGGTGTCGTCGATCGTGCTGGACCCCAACAACGACCTGTCGCGGCTGGGCACGCAGTGGCCGGTGAAGCCGACCGGGTGGCGGCCGTCCGACGATCCGCGCGCTGCCGAATACCTGCAGGGCACCGAGGTGCGGATCTGGACGCCGCGCCGCTCGTCGGGCAGGCCCCTGGCGTTCCAGCCGCTGCCCGACTTCGCCAGCGTCCTCGACGACCACGACGAGTTCAACGACGCCGTCGAATCCGCGTGCGCAGCACTGGAACCGCGCGCGCTGATCGCCGGCCAGACGCAGAAGGCCAACCGCGCCCGGGCCGTCCTGCGAGAAGCCCTGCAGCAGTATGGAAGAACGCCGGCACCGACGTTGCCGGGGTTCGTCGACATGCTCGCCGACCTGCCCGACGACACGAGCAATCTCGCCGATGCGCGCAAGATCGCCGGCAGCTTGGCGCAGGACCTGCGTGCGGCGATGGTCAACGATCCGCTGTTCGGCGGCGCGGGCGCGCCGGTCGATCCCGGTGTGCTGCTGACTCCGTCGGACGGCTACCGGGCCCGGGTGTCGGTGATCAGCATGATCGGCCTGTCGTCCGACGAGCAGCGGCAGGGTTTCGTCAACCAGTTGCAGATGGCGCTGTTCGCGTGGATCAAGCGCAACCCGGCCGGCGAGCGTCCACTCGGCGGGCTGCTGGTGATGGACGAGGCCCAAACACTGGCGCCCGCCAAGGGTTTCACCGCCTGCACCCGCAGCACGCTCGCCCTGTCGTCGCAGGCCCGCAAGTACGGCCTCGGGCTGGTGTTCGCCACGCAGCATCCCAAGGGGCTGAACCTGCAGATCCCCGGCAACGCCGCCACGCAGTTCTACGGGCTGCTCAACGCGCCCGCCCAGATCGAGACGGCCCGCGAGATGGCGCGCGCCAAAGGCGGTTTGGTGCCCGACATCAGCCGGCTGAGCGCCGGCAACTTCTACGTCGCCACCGAGGGGGAGGCCTTCCACCGGATCGTCGCGCCCTGGTGCCTGTCGTATCACCCGTCGAGCCCACCGTCGGCCGAAGAGGTGCTCTCCCTGGCGGTTTCGGCGTGA